Proteins from a single region of Coregonus clupeaformis isolate EN_2021a chromosome 35, ASM2061545v1, whole genome shotgun sequence:
- the LOC121551663 gene encoding serine/threonine-protein kinase/endoribonuclease IRE1-like, with protein sequence MMDWTVSSRALVWCIFTLLCSIDPLQMSFCRASTVSLPESLLFVSTLDGNLHAVSKKSGSIKWTLKEDPVLQVPMHVAEPAFLPDPNDGSLYSLGGKNNEGLTKLPFTIPELVHASPCRSSDGILYMGKKQDLWYVVDLLTGEKQQTLTSSFAEMLCPSSSLLYLGRTEYTITMYDTKSRELRWNATYFDYAATLPDDDTKYKMAHFVSNGDGLVVTVDSESGDVQWMQNYNSPVVGMYIWQREGLRKVPLTNVAVETLRYLTFMSGEVGRITQWKYPFPKEKKPKNKLMATLYVGKHSTSLYASPSLVHDGITVVPRGSSFPMLEGPNSQEVTVEEECVITHRTSVKLNAALRERNHINFMRNHLLLIGHHETPPDAHNKILEKFPDSIPRQQGNVIPPTTEKTIEEKVNESDMGDGPTVGPSPPAVTSIQEQPGLTTPVRVEAPVDSMLKDMATIIFSTFLLAGWVAFIIIYPKSVHKQQQLQHEQFQRQLDERLDLLRRQPFPPPGTDLPLLAPDADSDHSSPNGTPNITPRASNHSNLSVSELGSSANEHEDGDEDSDVVRVGKITFRPKNVLGHGAEGTIVYKGQFDNRAVAVKRILPECFSFADREVDLLRESDEHPNVIRYFCTERDRQFQYIAIELCTASLQEYVERQDFDRHGLEPVMLLQQTMSGLAHLHSLNIVHRDLKPHNILVSMPNAHSRVRAMISDFGLCKKLAVGRHSFSRRSGVPGTEGWIAPEVLSEDCKDNPTCTVDIFSAGCVFYYVVSRGCHPFGKSLQRQANILLGAYSLDQLQPDKHEDIVATDLIEQMLSMEPQRRPSAESVLKHPFFWSLEKQLQFFQDVSDRIEKEPLDGPIVRQLERGGRAVVKLDWREHITVPLQTDLRKFRSYKGGSVRDLLRAMRNKKHHYRELPAEVQETLGSIPDDFVSYFTSRFPHLLRHTYLAMHTCAHERSFLPYYPSSEQLTWIRTPYTHPGPRTHPVPKATPPLQTHTLQPEEPTPSNTVPSQPMMVSNTIPSTAPLQSVTVSDSTPIQSMSITTTTTTTPPQSVPIITIPPQSVSITTTPTQSVSITLPVEPVSPTSLSVQPVLPISPPPSSTLPDLPPQTVLPTQTSEPPTPSETPLTDPVPPGPHVLPEPHPATQDTEPA encoded by the exons AGTTTCTGCCGAGCCAGCACCGTCTCCCTCCCTGAAAGCCTGCTCTTTGTGTCCACCCTGGATGGAAACCTACACGCCGTCAGCAAGAAGTCAGGCTCTATCAAATGGACACTGAAAGAAG ATCCTGTTCTTCAGGTCCCAATGCATGTGGCAGA ACCAGCTTTTCTGCCTGACCCTAACGATGGCAGCCTGTACTCTCTAGGAGGGAAGAACAACGAGGGACTGACG AAACTGCCTTTCACCATACCTGAGCTGGTCCATGCGTCGCCCTGCCGCAGCTCTGACGGGATCCTCTACATGG gtaAGAAGCAGGACCTGTGGTACGTGGTGGACCTGTTGACAGGGGAGAAGCAGCAGACCCTCACATCCTCCTTTGCTGAGATGCTgtgtccctcctcctccctgctctacCTGGGACGCACCG AGTACACCATCACCATGTACGACACCAAGAGTAGAGAGCTCCGCTGGAATGCCACCTACTTCGACTACGCCGCCACGCTGCCTGACGATGACACCAAATACA AGATGGCCCACTTTGTCTCCAACGGTGACGGGCTGGTGGTGACAGTGGACAGTGAGTCGGGTGATGTCCAGTGGATGCAGAATTACAACTCCCCCGTGGTGGGCATGTATATCTGGCAGCGCGAGGGCCTGCGCAAGGTGCCGCTCACCAACGTCGCTGTGGAAACGCTGCGCTACCTCACCTTCATGTCAGGCGAGGTGGGCCGCATCACGCAGTGGAAGTATCCCTTCCCCAAGGAGAAGAAGCCCAAGAACAAGCTCAT GGCCACACTCTACGTAGGAAAGCACTCCACCAGCCTGTACGCATCGCCCTCCCTGGTGCATGATGGGATCACGGTCGTG CCCCGCGGCAGCAGCTTCCCCATGCTGGAGGGCCCTAACAGCCAGGAGGTGACCGTGGAGGAGGAGTGTGTGATCACTCACAGGACCAGCGTCAAATTAAACGCTGCCCTGAGGGAACGCAACCACATCAACTTCATGAGGAACCACCTGCTCCTCATAG GTCATCATGAGACGCCTCCTGATGCCCATAACAAGATCCTTGAGAAGTTCCCTGACAGTATCCCACGCCAGCAGGGCAATGTCATCCCCCCCACCACAGAGAAGACCATAGAGGAG AAGGTGAATGAGAGTGACATGGGAGACGGCCCCACTGTGGGCCCCAGCCCCCCAGCGGTCACCTCCATCCAGGAGCAGCCGGGGCTGACCACACCGGTGAGAGTAGAGGCCCCTGTGGACTCCATGCTTAAAGACATGGCAACCATCATCTTCAGCACCTTCCTCCTGGCCGGCTGGGTAGCCTTCATCATCATCTACCCCAAG agtgTTCACAagcagcagcagctgcagcaTGAACAGTTCCAGAGGCAGTTGGATGAGAGGCTGGATCTCCTGAGGAGACAGCCGTTCCCTCCCCCAGGGACCGACCTTCCCCTGCTGGCCCCGGATGCTGACTCAGACCACAGCAGCCCCAACGGCACCCCCAACATCACCCCCCGCGCATCCAACCACTCCAACCTGTCTGTGTCCGAGCTGGGCAGCTCCGCCAATGAGCATGAGGACGGAG ATGAGGACTCTGACGTGGTCAGAGTTGGAAAGATAACGTTCCGGcccaaaaatgttttgggacacggTGCAGAGGGAACCATCGTGTATAA GGGTCAGTTTGACAACCGTGCCGTGGCGGTCAAGAGGATCCTCCCAGAATGCTTCAGCTTTGCTGACCGTGAGGTGGACCTGCTACGTGAGTCAGACGAGCACCCCAACGTCATCCGCTACTTCTGCACCGAGAGGGACCGGCAGTTCCAGTACATCGCCATAGAGCTGTGTACCGCCTCACTGCAAGAG TATGTGGAGAGACAGGATTTTGACCGCCATGGACTGGAGCCTGTGATGCTGCTGCAGCAGACCATGTCAGGACTGGCACACCTGCACTCCCTTAATATAG TGCACAGAGACCTGAAGCCCCACAACATCCTGGTGTCCATGCCCAACGCCCACAGCCGGGTGCGGGCCATGATATCCGACTTTGGCCTGTGTAAGAAGCTGGCGGTGGGCCGACACAGCTTCAGCAGGAGGTCCGGGGTGCCCGGCACCGAGGGGTGGATCGCCCCAGAGGTCCTCAGTGAGGACTGCAAGGACAACCCT aCGTGCACGGTGGACATCTTCTCTGCAGGCTGTGTGTTCTACTATGTGGTGTCCCGGGGATGTCATCCCTTTGGCAAGTCtctgcagaggcaagccaacatCCTGCTGGGAGCCTACAGCCTGGACCAGCTACAGCCCGACAAACATG AGGACATCGTGGCCACAGACCTGATAGAACAGATGCTGAGTATGGAGCCCCAGAGGAGGCCTTCTGCTGAGAGCGTGCTCAAACACCCCTTCTTCTGGAGCCTGGAGAAACAGCTACAGTTCTTCCAG GACGTGAGTGATAGGATAGAGAAGGAGCCGCTGGACGGACCAATTGTAAGGCAGCTGGAGCGAGGGGGGCGGGCCGTGGTGAAGCTGGACTGGAGGGAACACATCACAGTGCCTCTACAGACCG ATCTACGCAAATTCCGGTCGTATAAAGGAGGGTCCGTCAGAGATCTTCTCCgtgccatgagaaacaag AAGCACCATTACAGGGAGTTACCAGCAGAGGTCCAGGAGACTCTGGGCTCCATCCCTGATGACTTTGTCTCCTACTTCACCTCCCGCTTCCCCCACCTGCTGCGCCACACCTACCTGGCCATGCACACCTGTGCACACGAGAGGTCCTTCCTTCCCTACTACCCCAGCTCAGAGCAGCTCACCTGGATACGGACTCCCTACACACACCCCGGGCCACGCACACACCCCGTGCCCAAGGCCACACCCCCGCTGCAGACACACACGTTGCAGCCGGAGGAACCAACACCGTCAAACACCGTACCCTCACAGCCTATGATGGTGTCAAACACAATCCCATCCACAGCACCCCTACAGTCAGTGACCGTATCAGACTCTACACCCATACAGTCAATGTcaatcacaacaacaacaacaacaacacccccACAGTCAGTGCCAATCATAACAATACCCCCACAGTCAGTGTCAATCACAACAACACCCACACAGTCAGTGTCAATCACATTACCAGTAGAGCCAGTATCACCCACATCATTATCAGTCCAACCAGTACTGCCTATATCACCCCCACCCTCGTCCACACTGCCAGACCTGCCTCCACAGACAGTATTGCCCACCCAGACCTCAGAACCCCCCACACCGTCAGAAACCCCCCTTACAGATCCTGTCCCACCTGGACCACACGTACTGCCAGAGCCACATCCAGCCACACAGGACACGGAGCCTGCCTGA